The region AATCCGGAACCGCCTCGAAGAATTGAACAAGGCTGAGAAAAAAGTCGCCGAGGTCATCCTGCTCAACCCGCAGCAGGCGACCCGCTTCTCTATCGCAGCCCTCGCCCAAGCCGCCTCGGTCAGTGAACCGACGGTCAACCGTTTCTGCCGTTCGTTCGGTGTCAGCGGTTACCCTGAACTTAAATTGCAGCTGGCGCAAAGTTTGGCCAGCGGTGCGGCGTATGTCAGCCGCGCCGTGGAAGCCGATGATAACCCTGAGGCCTACACGCAGAAGATCTTTGGCAGCGCCATTGCCTCGCTGGACAGCGCCTGTCAGGCCCTGGACCCGGCCCTGATCAGCAAGGCCGTGGACCTGTTGATTCAGGCGCGGCAGATCCACTTCTTCGGCCTGGGCGCGTCGGCGCCGGTCGCCATGGATGCGCTGCACAAGTTTTTCCGCTTCAATCTGTCCGTCACCGCCCATGCCGACGTACTGATGCAACGCATGATCGCGTCGGTGGCGCATACCGGCGAGCTGTTCGTGATTATTTCCTACACCGGGCGTACCCGTGAGCTGGTGGAAGTGGCGCGTATCGCACGGGAAAACGGCGCCTCGGTGCTGGGCGTCACCGCCGAAAACTCGCCGCTGGCCAAGGCCAGCACGGTGAGCCTGAACATTCCGCTGCCGGAAGACACCGACATCTATATGCCGATGACCTCGCGGATCATTCAGTTGACGGTGCTGGATGTGCTGGCAACGGGCATGACCTTGCGCCGTGGCGTGGATTTCCAGCCGCACTTGCGCAAGATTAAAGAGAGCTTGAATGACAGCCGGTATCCGGTGGGGGATGAG is a window of Pseudomonas antarctica DNA encoding:
- a CDS encoding MurR/RpiR family transcriptional regulator, coding for MRNLLEQIRNRLEELNKAEKKVAEVILLNPQQATRFSIAALAQAASVSEPTVNRFCRSFGVSGYPELKLQLAQSLASGAAYVSRAVEADDNPEAYTQKIFGSAIASLDSACQALDPALISKAVDLLIQARQIHFFGLGASAPVAMDALHKFFRFNLSVTAHADVLMQRMIASVAHTGELFVIISYTGRTRELVEVARIARENGASVLGVTAENSPLAKASTVSLNIPLPEDTDIYMPMTSRIIQLTVLDVLATGMTLRRGVDFQPHLRKIKESLNDSRYPVGDEFN